Proteins encoded within one genomic window of Aquarana catesbeiana isolate 2022-GZ linkage group LG03, ASM4218655v1, whole genome shotgun sequence:
- the LOC141132736 gene encoding E3 ubiquitin/ISG15 ligase TRIM25-like isoform X1 — protein sequence MASADLRKLLECSGCQNIYTDPVMLNCGHNFCRVCIDRVLDTQGESGAYSCPECREKFQERPALHQNITLCNIVENVLSTLPDQECGIPCTYCIHFAVPAVKFCLLCEASLCSNHLKVHSKSQEHVLSDPTTSPEDRKSSLHKKVLEYKSTEHSESVRVSCCLITIQKGDQVESLNEISEKMKKMRNIQQKLMTKKEEMEKRVQNLQEHQRKVKKKADVEIKRVIDLFTELRRQQDDLESRVLGEISRQENQHSLLISDMVQQIETKKDELTRRMNRIEELCTVTDPLSIPQELDTGDLCDTGDEDNKDTETFAEQLQTDGDLNVTQISHILHKGLADVITGIIGGIYIQEAIDILLDVNSATHNVHISDDMKTATLMGNQNRPETPEAFQYYPQVISRGTFNSGRHYWEVDIRGSHYWKIGVCYPSIQRKGGKRGEGGLSGLQEIGYNDKSWVMERWNTDYFMIHDHSRFQLPDIITGDKIRVLLDYEAGQISFYDLGDPIRLVHTYIATFTEPLHAALLIWDDYGFLKICSGN from the coding sequence atggcgtctgctgatctgcGAAAGCTGCTGGAATGTTCTGGTTGTCAGAACATTTACACCGATCCTGTTATGCTAAATTGTGGAcataacttctgccgggtctgtattgatcgtgtatTGGATACACAGGGGGAATCTGGAgcttattcctgtcctgaatgcagagagaagttCCAGGAGCGGCCTGCACTGCACCAGAACATAACACTGTGTAACATCGTCGAAAATGTCCTGTCTACTCTGCCAGATCAGGAGTGTGGTATTCcctgtacttactgtattcattTTGCTGTGCCTGCTGTCAAATTCTGtctgctgtgtgaagcttctctgtgcAGTAATCACTTGAAGGTCCACAGCAAGTCACAAGAACACGTCTTATCTGACCCCACAACCTCTCCGGAGGACAGAAAAAGCTCCCTCCATAAGAAGGTCCTGGAATATAAATCCACTGAGCATTCTGAATCTGTTCGTGTGTCCTGCTGTCTGATCACAATACAAAAAGGTGACCAGGTCGAGTCACTAAATGAAATCtctgagaagatgaagaagatgagaaATATTCAGCAGAAACTGATGACAAAGAAagaggagatggagaaaagagtgcaaaatctgcaggAACACCAGAGGAAAGTAAAGAAAAAAGCGGACGTCGAAATAAAAAGAGTAATTGACTTGTTTACGGAACTCAGGAGACAACAGGACGACCTGGAGAGCAGAGTCCTGGGTGAAATCTCCAGGCAGGAAAATCAGCATTCTCTTTTAATTTCAGATATGGTCCAGCAGATAGAAACAAAGAAGGACGAGTTAACTAGGAGGATGAATCGAATTGAAGAACTGTGTACCGTGACGGATCCACTGAGTATCCCACAGGAATtggacacaggtgacttgtgtgatactgggGATGAAGATAATAAGGACACAGAGACATTTGCTGAACAACTACAAACCGATGGTGACCTGAATGTGACCCAGATCTCGCACATATTACACAAAGGTTTAGCTGATGTAATAACAGGCATTATTGGGGGGATCTATATACAGGAAGCTATAGACATTTTGCTGGATGTAAACTCTGCTACCCATAATGTTCATATATCAGATGATATGAAAACTGCAACCTTGATGGGAAACCAAAatcgtccagaaacaccagagGCATTTCAGTATTATCCTCAGGTTATAAGCAGAGGGACCTTCaactcagggagacattactgggaggtGGACATCAGGGGATCCCATTATTGGAAAATTGGTGTCTGCTATCCTAGTATAcaaagaaaaggaggaaaaaggGGTGAAGGAGGCCTGTCTGGTCTTCAGGAAATTGGATATAATGACAAGTCTTGGGTAATGGAGAGGTGGAATACAGACTATTTTATGATACACGATCACAGCAGGTTCCAGTTACCTGATATTATCACAGGTGATAAGATTAGGGTATTACTGGATTACGAGGCTGGGCAGATCTCATTTTATGATCTGGGTGACCCAATCCGCCTCGTGCACACCTACATtgccaccttcactgagcccctccatgctgctcTTCTAATTTGGGATGATTATggttttttaaaaatatgtagTGGCAATTGA